CTGTTCATAACAGTCCAAAGCGCGCTTCACATCGCGCACTGTTCCGGCGGCAAAGTTATACATATCTCCCATCAATAGCCAGACGGCAGGGTCTTTTTTATGAGCTGCCAAAATACACACCCATTTAAAAATAACAGGATAATATTTTTTATCATGATCTTTGTAATACAAATCTGCCAAACGGTACATCGCGCCTAAATCTCCTGTTTTGGCACGAGATTCTAATTCTTTATATTTTTGTCTTTTAGCTTGTGGAGAGATCGGATGTCTAAGCCACAACCCCCACCCCAAACAACAAACAAAAATGAAGAAAAAGATAAAAAATATACTGGACATAAAATCAGTATAGATTATTTTGAGAAGAAAATAAAATAATTTCAAGATTCTTTTTTATTACTTTTAAAAATCAATTCTCTTAAACAAAAAACCCGCCTTTGACAGGCGGGTTTCTATTTCACAAAAGCAAAACTATTTTACGTTTTTGGAAATATATTTGCTCATGTCAAACATGCTGATTTGTTTTTCGCCTTCAAAAATAGCGGCTAATTTGTCATCAGAGTTGATCATGCGTTTATTTTTTTGATCTTGCAAACCATTCTTTTTAATGTATTCCCACATTTTTTTCACGATTTCAGTTCTCGGAAGCGGGGTAGCACCTACCACAGCAGCGAGTTCGGCACTGGGGGTTAACGGGGCCATAAATTTTGCATTAGCTTTAGCCATATGTAAATTCTCCTGTAATAAAGGTATATATTATTCTAGTAAATTATGCATGTAATTGTAAGAGGGATTTCTCCCTCTTACAATCAAAACATTTATTTACCGCAGCCGCAGCAGCATTCTTCAGCTACTTTCGGAGCGGCGGCCAATACTTCTTTGGATACGCCGTCGGCATATTTTTTGAAGTTTTCCACGAAAGATTTAGCCAATTCTTGGTATTTCTTCATGTAGGCTTCTTTATCAGACCACAAGTTCATCGGGTTCAAAATTTCGGCCGGTACGCCTTCGCATTCCGTCGGGATTTGGAAACCGAACACAGGGTCGGTAATGAAGTTCACTTTGGCCAATTTGCCGTCTAAAGCAGCATTGAGCAAGGTGCGGGTATATTTGATGCTGATGCGGTTGCCTACGCCATAAGGACCACCGATCCAACCGGTGTTTACGAGCCAGCAATCCACATTATGTTCTTGAATTTTCTTTTTCAAGAGTTGAGCATAGGTATCCGGATGCAAGGGCATGAACGGACCGCCGAAGCAGGTGCTGAAGGTGCTTTGGGGTTCTTTAATACCTTTTTCAGTACCGGCTACTTTGGCGGTATAACCGCTGATGAAGTGGTACAAGGCTTGATCGGCGCTGAGTTTGGAAATCGGCGGCATAACACCGAAAGCATCACAGGTCAAGAAGATGATGTTTTTCGGGTGGTCGGCACGTTCGCTTTCTACAGCATTGCTGATGAAGTTAAGCGGATAGCAAGCGCGGGTATTTTCGGTTAAAGAACCGTCATCTAAATCCAATTTACCGGTTTCGGCATCAAATACTACGTTTTCAAGTACCGTACCAAAGCGGTGAGTGGTGGAGTAGATTTGCGGTTCGGCTTCGGCATTGAGTTTGATTACTTTAGCATAGCAGCCGCCTTCAAAGTTGAAGATACCGGTTTCGTCCCAACCGTGTTCATCGTCACCGATAAGTCCGCGGGACACATCAGCAGACAGGGTGGTTTTACCCGTACCGGACAAACCGAAGAATACGGCACTGTCTCCTTTCGGGCCGACGTTGGCAGAGCAGTGCATGGTCATAATGCCTTTTTGAGGCAAGAGATAGTTCATAACGGTGAACAAAGCTTTTTTGTTTTCACCACCGTATTCGCTGCCGATTACCAAAACCATTTTCTTTTCAAAGTTGATTAAAATGGCGGTTTCGGAGTTGGTACCGTCGGTAGCCGGATCAGCTTTCATTTTGGGCAAGCAGATCAAGGTAAATTCCGGCACAAAGTCTTTGAGTTCTTCTTTTTTCGGCTCAATGAACATGTTTTTAACAAACAAGTTCGTCCATGCACATTCGGTGATGGCGCGTACTTTCAAGCGAGAAGCTTCGCTGGAGCCTACATAAGCGTCACGAGCAAACAAATCTTTATCTTCTACGTATTTTTGAGCT
Above is a window of Elusimicrobiaceae bacterium DNA encoding:
- a CDS encoding phosphoenolpyruvate carboxykinase; amino-acid sequence: MNTKNAKPDFFKPEYGLENAGLKTSKTVYWNYSTPALYEEAIKREEGNVVYGGPLCVSTGKHTGRSPNDRFFVKTADVEGKLWFSKGNVGIEPKYWDILFAKAQKYVEDKDLFARDAYVGSSEASRLKVRAITECAWTNLFVKNMFIEPKKEELKDFVPEFTLICLPKMKADPATDGTNSETAILINFEKKMVLVIGSEYGGENKKALFTVMNYLLPQKGIMTMHCSANVGPKGDSAVFFGLSGTGKTTLSADVSRGLIGDDEHGWDETGIFNFEGGCYAKVIKLNAEAEPQIYSTTHRFGTVLENVVFDAETGKLDLDDGSLTENTRACYPLNFISNAVESERADHPKNIIFLTCDAFGVMPPISKLSADQALYHFISGYTAKVAGTEKGIKEPQSTFSTCFGGPFMPLHPDTYAQLLKKKIQEHNVDCWLVNTGWIGGPYGVGNRISIKYTRTLLNAALDGKLAKVNFITDPVFGFQIPTECEGVPAEILNPMNLWSDKEAYMKKYQELAKSFVENFKKYADGVSKEVLAAAPKVAEECCCGCGK